A region of Fimbriimonadaceae bacterium DNA encodes the following proteins:
- the pigE gene encoding Aminotransferase PigE encodes MTPFAFVIHPFEPKDAAKKYPLLRYFPDTVIEHFLRYKKPMLVSEIKGIVSSTGATTEGWFIGCPLTPEQMTRKVPTEEVYDKIVQCTELAHSLGAKLIGLGAFTSVVGDGGITVAKRSPIPVTTGNSYTVATAIEGTLHACDLLEVDRPRSTLAVVGATGSIGKTCATILAPQFEHTLVVGRDLARTEQLAATLPHGEATTSLDRLREADVIITVTSAETAVIEPEHLRQGAIICDVARPRDVSVRVAKTRKDILIIEGGVVKVPGNPEFGIDFGFPRGTAYACMSETMMLALEDRAECFTLGKDVSVEQVEETQRLAAKHGFELAGFRSFEREVGADQIEFVRQVRRDRLSAYPA; translated from the coding sequence GTGACGCCCTTCGCATTTGTTATCCATCCGTTTGAGCCAAAAGACGCGGCTAAAAAGTATCCGCTGCTCCGATATTTTCCGGATACGGTCATCGAACACTTTCTGCGATACAAGAAGCCGATGCTCGTGAGTGAAATCAAGGGAATCGTATCCAGCACGGGAGCCACGACCGAGGGCTGGTTCATCGGGTGTCCCTTAACCCCCGAGCAGATGACCCGCAAGGTTCCTACCGAAGAGGTCTACGACAAGATCGTGCAGTGCACGGAACTCGCCCATAGTCTGGGTGCGAAGCTGATAGGCCTCGGCGCCTTCACGAGCGTGGTTGGAGACGGAGGAATTACGGTCGCGAAGCGTTCGCCTATCCCGGTAACGACCGGAAACAGCTATACGGTCGCCACCGCCATCGAAGGGACGCTCCATGCCTGTGACCTGCTTGAGGTTGATCGACCGAGATCGACGCTGGCCGTCGTCGGCGCTACGGGATCTATTGGCAAGACGTGTGCGACTATTCTTGCCCCCCAATTTGAACATACGCTAGTTGTTGGTCGGGATCTCGCCCGGACCGAACAACTGGCGGCGACTCTCCCCCATGGCGAAGCGACAACGTCCCTCGACCGGCTCCGAGAGGCCGACGTCATTATCACGGTAACTTCGGCCGAGACCGCCGTTATTGAGCCAGAACACCTTCGGCAGGGGGCCATCATCTGTGATGTGGCCCGGCCGCGCGACGTTTCGGTCAGGGTGGCCAAGACTCGCAAAGACATCCTCATTATCGAGGGTGGAGTTGTTAAGGTGCCCGGCAATCCCGAGTTCGGAATTGACTTCGGCTTTCCTCGTGGTACCGCCTACGCCTGCATGAGCGAGACAATGATGCTCGCCTTGGAAGATCGAGCCGAGTGCTTCACCCTTGGCAAAGATGTAAGCGTCGAGCAGGTGGAGGAAACGCAGCGGCTGGCCGCAAAGCACGGGTTCGAACTTGCAGGCTTTCGGTCATTTGAACGCGAAGTCGGCGCAGATCAGATCGAATTCGTTCGTCAGGTTCGCCGTGACCGGCTTTCCGCCTACCCGGCATAA
- the sigW_1 gene encoding ECF RNA polymerase sigma factor SigW, which produces MKNQRLPDWETHLVLRAQDGEEVAFELLVDEHRPLMMRLAMRLLRNVDDANDAVQDAMVKGFRAIRFFEAGRPVRPWLMRICSNCCVDEIRRRKSVGENLDWHENTLSDGGQTVHAEAEERVRRDVIRQAFSRLPMRYREIMVMRHFRNMEVGEIAVALNKPEGTIKSWLFRARALLKKDLQLALNAA; this is translated from the coding sequence ATGAAAAACCAAAGGTTGCCCGATTGGGAAACCCATCTTGTTCTGAGGGCGCAAGATGGTGAAGAGGTTGCCTTCGAGTTATTGGTCGACGAACATCGACCCCTGATGATGAGGTTGGCAATGCGACTTCTGCGGAATGTCGACGACGCCAACGACGCCGTTCAAGATGCGATGGTAAAGGGCTTCCGCGCGATCCGGTTTTTCGAGGCTGGACGTCCGGTAAGGCCGTGGTTGATGCGAATCTGCTCCAACTGCTGTGTCGACGAGATTCGTCGCAGGAAGTCGGTCGGCGAGAACCTCGATTGGCACGAGAACACCCTTTCCGATGGCGGACAGACAGTTCACGCCGAGGCTGAGGAGCGCGTGCGACGTGATGTCATCCGACAGGCATTCTCACGATTGCCGATGCGATACCGCGAGATTATGGTGATGAGGCACTTCCGAAACATGGAAGTGGGCGAAATCGCGGTCGCGCTCAACAAGCCCGAAGGAACCATCAAGAGTTGGCTCTTCCGCGCTCGCGCGTTGCTGAAGAAGGACCTCCAGCTTGCGCTGAACGCAGCCTAA
- the apbC gene encoding Iron-sulfur cluster carrier protein, translating into MPPTESDVLGALRQVQDPDLGRDIVTLGFVKNLRIEGANVAFDVELTTPACPVKERLQEECRLVVLDLPGVSEVEVTMTAQVRKGRENQEALLPGVKQVIAIASGKGGVGKSTVSVNLAAALAEEGARVGLMDADVYGPSIPLMMGCSQERPFTDNSKLVPIERYGLKLMSLGFLLEEGQAVLWRGPMVAGTVKQLLADVLWGELDYLLVDLPPGTGDAPMSLAQLVPLTGVVIVTTPHQVAANIAGKSVGLFRRLNTSILGVIENMAVYHCPGCGTESRIFAGTTGEELATQLSTPFLGSIPLDPTISRSGDQGVPALLAQPESPQARAFRQIAKRMAAQASIKTIGETDREATAAI; encoded by the coding sequence ATGCCCCCTACCGAATCCGATGTCCTCGGCGCCTTGCGTCAGGTTCAGGATCCAGATCTTGGTCGCGATATTGTAACCCTCGGATTTGTCAAGAACCTGCGGATCGAGGGTGCGAACGTTGCCTTCGACGTCGAGCTCACGACGCCTGCCTGTCCGGTGAAGGAGCGACTTCAAGAGGAGTGTCGGCTGGTCGTTCTCGACCTGCCCGGCGTTTCCGAAGTCGAGGTCACGATGACGGCACAAGTACGAAAGGGACGGGAAAACCAGGAAGCCTTGCTGCCAGGTGTCAAGCAGGTCATTGCCATTGCGAGCGGAAAGGGCGGTGTGGGAAAGAGCACGGTAAGCGTCAATCTCGCAGCTGCGCTAGCAGAAGAGGGAGCCCGAGTGGGACTCATGGATGCGGACGTCTACGGTCCTTCGATTCCCCTCATGATGGGTTGTAGCCAGGAGCGCCCGTTCACGGACAACAGCAAACTGGTACCCATCGAGCGGTACGGTCTGAAGCTGATGTCCTTGGGCTTCTTGCTCGAAGAGGGTCAGGCGGTTCTTTGGCGCGGTCCGATGGTCGCTGGGACGGTCAAACAGCTTTTGGCCGATGTCCTCTGGGGCGAGCTTGATTATCTTCTGGTCGACCTCCCCCCGGGAACAGGCGACGCTCCGATGTCCCTCGCTCAACTGGTTCCCCTGACCGGTGTCGTTATCGTTACGACCCCCCACCAAGTCGCTGCTAACATCGCAGGCAAGTCGGTTGGGTTGTTCCGGCGCCTGAACACCTCAATTCTTGGGGTGATCGAGAACATGGCGGTCTACCACTGCCCGGGTTGCGGAACCGAGTCAAGGATCTTTGCCGGAACGACTGGCGAAGAGCTTGCTACCCAATTGAGCACTCCCTTCCTGGGTTCGATACCACTCGATCCTACGATCAGCCGGAGCGGTGACCAGGGAGTCCCTGCGTTGCTTGCCCAGCCCGAATCTCCTCAAGCCCGGGCGTTTCGCCAAATAGCCAAGCGAATGGCGGCTCAGGCGAGCATCAAAACGATCGGAGAGACGGACCGGGAGGCCACAGCAGCTATTTGA
- a CDS encoding Glycosyl hydrolase family 109 protein 1 → MSRKLNRREFLAGATAATAAIAAGALGQDGKPRLNQSAPKGARSAAGLIAPKLDRVRVGFIGVGARGSGHVAQMMSIEGVEVKAIADPHLPSANASAKRVADSGRPAPALFTNGDYDYRKMLDRDDIDIVIIATPWNWHARQAVHAMKAGKHAFIEVPAATTVDECWDLVNTAELTQKHCMMMENVNYGREELLVLNMCRLGVFGELLHGEAAYIHDLRGQMHEIEHGTGSWRTLEYTKRNGNLYPTHGLGPVAHYMNINRGDRLDYVSSVSSPARVRELYARAKFPEGHSRRGLKFVCGDINTSIAKTVKGNTIMVQWDEQLPRPYNRLNLVQGTKGVWGGFPDRCVIEGETKSTHEWTEAGDLKAIFDKYEHPLWKKMGALAEKNGGHGGMDFLMLWRIVYCLRNGEPLDQDVYDGATWSVIGPLSEWSVKNRSQSIDVPDFTRGKWKTMKPLGIVDPI, encoded by the coding sequence ATGTCGCGCAAATTGAATCGCCGTGAATTCTTGGCGGGCGCAACCGCCGCCACCGCCGCAATCGCTGCCGGTGCCCTTGGGCAAGACGGCAAGCCGCGCCTAAACCAGTCCGCTCCGAAGGGCGCGCGGTCGGCTGCCGGCTTGATCGCGCCAAAGCTGGACCGTGTCCGAGTTGGGTTCATCGGCGTGGGTGCGCGCGGCTCCGGCCATGTTGCGCAAATGATGTCGATCGAGGGTGTTGAGGTCAAGGCAATCGCGGACCCGCACCTTCCGAGCGCAAACGCGAGTGCCAAGCGTGTGGCCGACTCTGGGCGCCCCGCTCCAGCCTTGTTTACGAACGGTGACTACGACTATCGCAAGATGCTGGACCGCGACGACATCGATATCGTGATAATCGCGACTCCTTGGAATTGGCATGCGCGTCAAGCCGTCCATGCCATGAAGGCAGGAAAGCATGCGTTCATCGAGGTTCCCGCCGCCACTACGGTGGACGAATGTTGGGATCTCGTTAACACGGCCGAGCTCACGCAGAAGCACTGCATGATGATGGAGAACGTGAACTACGGCAGGGAAGAGCTCCTCGTGCTGAACATGTGCCGGCTTGGCGTGTTTGGCGAGCTGCTGCATGGCGAGGCCGCCTACATCCATGACCTGCGTGGCCAAATGCACGAAATCGAACACGGCACCGGTTCGTGGCGCACCCTCGAATACACCAAGCGGAACGGCAACCTCTATCCGACTCACGGCCTCGGTCCCGTTGCTCACTACATGAACATCAACCGGGGCGACCGCCTGGATTACGTGTCCTCGGTAAGTTCTCCCGCTCGAGTACGAGAGCTTTACGCAAGGGCCAAGTTCCCAGAGGGTCATTCCCGTCGTGGCCTGAAATTCGTTTGCGGAGACATCAACACGTCGATAGCAAAAACGGTCAAGGGCAACACGATCATGGTTCAGTGGGATGAGCAGCTCCCGCGTCCTTACAACCGCCTCAATCTGGTGCAGGGCACGAAGGGCGTTTGGGGAGGCTTTCCCGACCGCTGCGTCATCGAGGGGGAAACGAAATCCACTCATGAATGGACCGAGGCGGGAGATCTCAAGGCGATCTTCGACAAATATGAGCACCCGCTATGGAAGAAAATGGGCGCGTTGGCCGAGAAGAACGGCGGGCACGGCGGAATGGACTTCCTGATGCTCTGGCGAATCGTCTATTGCCTCCGCAATGGGGAACCGCTCGATCAAGACGTATACGACGGCGCGACTTGGTCCGTCATCGGGCCCTTGAGCGAGTGGTCAGTCAAGAATCGCTCTCAGTCAATCGACGTGCCGGACTTCACCAGGGGCAAGTGGAAGACGATGAAGCCGCTCGGGATCGTGGATCCGATTTAA
- the rfaC gene encoding Lipopolysaccharide heptosyltransferase 1: MTAWAATAIHRAMPGAEIVWAVETRCAPLLDVGRSVSEAYLYDRGRWKGRRWNPATWSEQIRFYAGLRRYGFDWGMDFQGHSKTALCLKLSGAKRRLGVRATDPWARRLNPIFDGIGASPHVVDVNQAAIQSFGSFNLPSHPDLPQGRLPGNFGDVTRLITLSTSAGRPWKSYPIEAWRHVAEVLAADGFRVVSLGGPGDPTLDLPNAEDWVGRTSITETLGAVAASTLHLSADTGTGHMAAATGTPVVSLFSRTDPAVYRPYGEQVTVLRAADMGLISPQDVLEAASRFL; the protein is encoded by the coding sequence ATGACCGCTTGGGCGGCGACAGCCATCCACCGCGCAATGCCGGGCGCCGAGATCGTTTGGGCCGTCGAAACTCGGTGCGCGCCTTTGCTCGATGTGGGGCGTTCCGTGTCAGAAGCCTATCTTTACGATCGCGGTCGCTGGAAGGGTCGGCGATGGAACCCAGCGACATGGTCGGAGCAGATTCGCTTCTATGCGGGACTGCGCCGCTATGGATTCGATTGGGGGATGGACTTTCAAGGTCATTCCAAGACAGCCCTCTGTCTCAAACTGTCGGGAGCAAAACGCCGGCTCGGCGTGAGGGCGACGGATCCTTGGGCCAGGCGTCTAAATCCCATCTTCGATGGCATCGGAGCGAGCCCCCATGTTGTGGACGTCAACCAAGCTGCGATCCAGTCTTTCGGTTCCTTCAATCTGCCGAGCCATCCGGACCTGCCCCAGGGCCGCCTGCCCGGCAATTTTGGGGATGTCACTCGGCTGATTACCCTCTCGACCAGTGCGGGAAGGCCCTGGAAGAGCTACCCGATCGAAGCGTGGAGACATGTCGCTGAGGTTCTTGCCGCCGATGGATTTCGGGTCGTTTCGCTCGGCGGTCCTGGCGACCCGACATTGGATCTTCCGAACGCAGAAGATTGGGTTGGGAGGACGAGCATCACCGAAACGCTGGGGGCGGTCGCGGCAAGCACCTTGCACCTTTCTGCCGACACCGGTACCGGCCACATGGCGGCTGCCACCGGAACGCCGGTCGTGTCCCTTTTTTCTCGGACCGATCCGGCGGTTTATCGACCCTATGGCGAGCAGGTTACGGTTCTACGAGCTGCGGACATGGGCCTTATTTCGCCCCAGGATGTACTGGAGGCTGCCAGCCGTTTCCTGTAG
- the lpxM gene encoding Lipid A biosynthesis myristoyltransferase → MKSRRKQLENRLGSRALARARRFFGRRDPIRAEKAGERLGATLFRVSKKHRMRAIHNLALAMPEMTDAERTALAKRVFVHFGRVFADFLSGRNSDRDHVASTTTFEGLEHLDQALAKGKGVILITGHFGNWERLAAFLTARGYELSVVARDADQGRTTEIVNTLRESTGTKVIPRGNAARPIIDRLRKNQLVGILPDQNSDEVFIPFFGKPCGTVLGPGVIAERTESPVVPCWCIWKAPGQYHIIVEAPLVPDEQGTVTGEPMMRAINRAIEAIIRRHPEQWLWFHNRWKSAIRRGLI, encoded by the coding sequence ATGAAATCGCGGCGCAAGCAACTTGAAAACCGGCTGGGGTCGCGCGCACTCGCCCGGGCCCGGCGATTTTTCGGACGGAGGGATCCCATCCGGGCGGAGAAGGCGGGAGAACGGCTCGGTGCGACGCTGTTTCGCGTGAGCAAGAAGCACAGAATGCGCGCCATCCACAACCTCGCGCTCGCCATGCCGGAGATGACGGATGCCGAGCGAACCGCCCTCGCCAAACGAGTTTTCGTCCACTTCGGCCGGGTCTTCGCCGACTTCCTGTCTGGTCGCAACTCCGATCGGGACCATGTCGCCAGCACCACGACATTTGAGGGGCTGGAGCACCTCGACCAAGCCCTCGCCAAGGGCAAAGGAGTCATCTTGATCACCGGTCATTTTGGCAACTGGGAGCGACTGGCAGCCTTTCTAACGGCGCGGGGGTACGAGCTATCGGTTGTCGCTCGCGATGCGGACCAAGGTCGAACAACGGAGATCGTCAACACGCTACGCGAATCCACCGGCACGAAAGTGATTCCGAGAGGCAATGCGGCAAGGCCCATCATCGACCGGCTTCGCAAGAACCAGCTCGTCGGCATCTTGCCGGATCAGAACAGCGACGAAGTCTTCATACCGTTTTTTGGGAAGCCTTGCGGAACGGTTCTCGGACCGGGCGTGATCGCCGAACGGACGGAGTCGCCGGTAGTGCCCTGCTGGTGCATTTGGAAGGCGCCAGGCCAATACCACATCATTGTCGAGGCGCCGTTAGTACCTGACGAGCAAGGGACGGTAACGGGCGAACCGATGATGAGGGCGATTAATCGGGCCATTGAGGCCATCATCAGAAGGCATCCGGAGCAGTGGCTCTGGTTCCACAATCGCTGGAAGAGCGCGATCCGTCGGGGCCTCATTTGA
- the dcyD gene encoding D-cysteine desulfhydrase codes for MFVPDRIELALLPTPLHRLPRVSEQLGLDTWIKRDDLTGLALGGNKARKLEFLMADVGTSKADVVITCGSMQSNFIRQLGAACSMMGVRCVAAVMELPFEHAQPPKPSAENLQSGNVLLDGWLGVELRVFGDDKWDVLFDKVRAIEEEFRDKGARPYVIPVGGSSPLGAMGFYRAAEEVLVQKPDVRTVVTASSSGSTQVGLALGLRESNVRLVGIGCDPEPEITEDYARLSRQMCEAFGMGKPMEAADFELRQDFVGPGYGVPSDGGQAAIEYLARTEGIFLDPVYSGKAFDGLLKMARNREIEGPVVFWHTGGTPALFAVR; via the coding sequence TCGCGTTGCTGCCGACGCCGTTGCACCGCCTTCCACGGGTTTCCGAGCAACTAGGATTGGACACTTGGATAAAGCGCGACGACCTAACCGGTCTAGCGCTTGGCGGCAATAAGGCGCGCAAGCTCGAGTTTCTAATGGCCGACGTCGGCACGTCAAAAGCGGACGTCGTCATAACCTGCGGCTCGATGCAATCCAACTTCATTCGCCAACTTGGAGCAGCCTGCAGCATGATGGGCGTGCGTTGCGTCGCGGCCGTCATGGAGCTCCCCTTCGAACACGCTCAGCCTCCGAAACCGTCAGCGGAGAACCTGCAATCCGGAAACGTGCTGTTGGACGGCTGGCTTGGCGTGGAACTGCGTGTCTTCGGTGATGATAAATGGGACGTCCTGTTCGACAAGGTCCGCGCGATAGAGGAAGAATTCCGTGACAAGGGAGCACGCCCGTATGTCATTCCGGTAGGGGGAAGCTCGCCGCTGGGAGCAATGGGCTTCTATCGTGCGGCCGAGGAGGTTCTCGTTCAAAAGCCGGATGTGCGAACCGTCGTCACCGCCTCTTCCAGCGGCAGCACCCAAGTCGGATTGGCGTTGGGGCTTCGGGAAAGCAACGTGCGCCTGGTCGGGATCGGTTGCGACCCAGAGCCTGAAATCACCGAGGATTACGCACGCCTGTCCCGTCAGATGTGCGAAGCGTTCGGTATGGGAAAGCCGATGGAAGCAGCGGACTTTGAGCTGCGACAGGATTTCGTCGGGCCGGGTTATGGTGTGCCGAGCGACGGCGGACAGGCAGCGATCGAGTACCTGGCGCGCACCGAGGGCATCTTCCTGGATCCAGTTTATTCAGGCAAGGCGTTTGATGGTCTGCTCAAAATGGCACGCAATCGAGAGATCGAAGGTCCTGTCGTTTTCTGGCATACGGGGGGTACGCCGGCGCTGTTCGCGGTCCGGTGA